A region of uncultured Anaeromusa sp. DNA encodes the following proteins:
- a CDS encoding succinylglutamate desuccinylase/aspartoacylase family protein, with the protein MMKGSYKTAGVLLVVVGIIIAIVIPQFTSRRNLEVINKGPGVTAVKQLSDYFPGLAGSAGDTEVYILDSGKPGGTIMVLGGTHPNEPSGYLGAILMIENAKPTEGRMIIIPRANNSAFSHSDHMEGTPAYLQLQTKSGERTFRYGSRATNPIDQWPDPDIYVHAGSGQTLAGSDTRNLNRAYPGRPDGNLTEKVAYAITQIIKQEHVNISIDLHESSPEYPVINAMVAHENAMGIVAEAAMNLQLDGVEMRIEPSPKNLHGLSHREWGDATDTLAILMETANPSQGRLRGEVSSDSIINGKDALYVQAAKIGRLFVPFTDEGHPIEERVARHLSGIAEIVNVYNQKMPQHIQFTNLPTYQELLNKGIGFYL; encoded by the coding sequence ATGATGAAAGGTTCATACAAGACTGCTGGAGTATTGCTTGTTGTTGTTGGAATTATTATTGCCATTGTGATTCCTCAATTTACTAGCAGAAGAAATCTAGAAGTAATTAACAAAGGGCCTGGCGTAACCGCAGTTAAACAGTTAAGTGATTATTTTCCAGGCCTTGCTGGTTCGGCTGGAGATACGGAAGTATATATATTGGATAGTGGCAAACCTGGCGGAACCATCATGGTATTAGGCGGAACACACCCTAACGAACCGTCTGGATACTTGGGCGCAATTTTGATGATTGAAAATGCCAAGCCTACTGAAGGAAGAATGATTATTATCCCTAGAGCCAATAATAGTGCATTTAGTCATTCCGACCATATGGAAGGAACGCCTGCGTATCTTCAGCTGCAAACAAAGAGTGGAGAAAGAACCTTCCGTTATGGTTCGCGAGCTACGAACCCAATTGATCAATGGCCGGATCCAGATATTTATGTACATGCAGGCTCGGGGCAAACCTTGGCTGGCAGCGATACGCGGAATCTCAATCGTGCGTATCCGGGACGTCCAGATGGAAATCTTACTGAAAAAGTTGCGTATGCTATTACACAAATAATAAAACAGGAACATGTTAATATATCTATTGATTTGCACGAATCCTCTCCAGAATATCCTGTAATTAATGCTATGGTAGCCCATGAGAATGCAATGGGTATTGTGGCTGAAGCCGCTATGAATTTACAGCTGGATGGCGTAGAAATGAGGATTGAACCGTCTCCTAAAAACTTGCATGGCCTTTCACATCGCGAGTGGGGCGATGCGACAGATACTTTAGCGATTCTTATGGAAACGGCAAATCCCTCGCAAGGTCGCTTGAGAGGTGAAGTCAGCAGTGATAGCATTATAAATGGTAAAGATGCATTATATGTTCAAGCGGCAAAGATTGGTCGCTTATTTGTTCCTTTTACTGACGAAGGACATCCGATTGAAGAGCGAGTTGCTAGGCATTTGTCCGGTATTGCTGAGATTGTAAATGTATATAATCAGAAGATGCCGCAGCACATTCAGTTTACTAATTTGCCGACATACCAAGAGTTGTTAAATAAGGGAATTGGCTTTTACTTATAA
- a CDS encoding MarR family transcriptional regulator: MKKPETLTEHFIVLSHLMMHRHHHRKGPAMHSPFRGQGRILSLLQMEPEMSQKKLSFLLGTRPQSIGELLAKLEQNGLVVRKPSEEDRRSMIVQLTEKGKEEAVSEESLHEYEKKADEIFNCLTEEEQSHLKNYLERVISSLKETMGDEGEFMERHMHHHGHCMGGHGHHRRPHDGPHGHHGHHEESEDGE; the protein is encoded by the coding sequence ATGAAGAAACCAGAAACACTTACAGAGCACTTTATTGTTCTTAGCCATTTGATGATGCATCGTCATCATCACCGGAAAGGGCCTGCTATGCACAGCCCATTTCGAGGACAAGGTAGAATCTTGTCGCTTTTGCAGATGGAACCGGAAATGAGCCAAAAGAAGCTGTCCTTCTTATTGGGAACTCGGCCGCAATCTATCGGGGAATTGCTAGCTAAGCTAGAGCAAAATGGACTGGTTGTGCGCAAGCCTTCCGAGGAAGACCGGCGTTCGATGATTGTACAACTGACGGAAAAAGGGAAAGAAGAGGCTGTTTCTGAAGAAAGCCTTCATGAGTACGAGAAGAAAGCCGATGAAATCTTCAACTGCCTTACCGAAGAAGAGCAAAGTCATCTAAAAAACTATCTGGAACGAGTGATTTCGAGTCTCAAGGAAACCATGGGAGACGAAGGAGAATTCATGGAACGCCATATGCATCACCATGGTCACTGCATGGGCGGACACGGTCATCACAGGAGACCTCATGACGGTCCTCATGGACACCACGGTCATCATGAAGAATCCGAAGATGGTGAATAG
- a CDS encoding succinylglutamate desuccinylase/aspartoacylase family protein — protein MKEKAISLLLMALLLFTINGCAKNFHDTKDPSVGNAQPNTAITNMRVISILPETPYATNAYVYESSKPGPAVIIVGGVHGNEPAGSLAAQKFCEVPVKKGTLIVVPRANATALAANVRTLPEVGDINRAYPGKQDGTYAEKISFAIVQLMNQYKVSMVVDLHEGYAFNALDSKSVGETILPGKDDTSVLLAMDAVEVINQKIKEPYKRFSVLANPIVGSTAHYANSYLQVPAFTVETSDKQALDDRVEYSFQIAKFLISSQGVIEK, from the coding sequence ATGAAAGAGAAAGCTATCTCTCTTTTGCTAATGGCTTTGTTGCTTTTTACGATAAATGGCTGCGCGAAAAACTTTCATGATACGAAGGACCCAAGCGTCGGCAATGCCCAGCCTAACACGGCTATTACCAATATGCGGGTTATTTCTATTCTTCCAGAGACTCCATATGCTACGAACGCCTATGTTTATGAGTCTTCCAAGCCCGGCCCTGCTGTAATAATTGTTGGCGGTGTGCACGGAAATGAGCCAGCAGGGTCCTTGGCAGCTCAAAAATTCTGTGAAGTACCGGTAAAAAAAGGAACGCTAATTGTTGTTCCTAGAGCGAATGCCACAGCATTAGCAGCGAATGTTAGGACATTGCCAGAAGTTGGAGATATAAATCGTGCCTATCCAGGAAAGCAAGATGGTACGTATGCGGAGAAAATTAGCTTTGCTATTGTTCAGCTAATGAATCAATATAAAGTTAGTATGGTTGTGGATTTGCATGAAGGCTATGCGTTTAATGCCTTGGATTCTAAATCGGTAGGCGAGACAATACTTCCCGGCAAGGACGATACCAGTGTATTATTAGCCATGGATGCAGTTGAGGTAATCAATCAGAAAATCAAGGAGCCGTATAAGCGGTTTTCTGTACTGGCTAATCCCATTGTCGGCAGCACAGCTCATTATGCCAATTCGTATCTACAGGTGCCGGCGTTTACTGTAGAAACTAGTGATAAACAAGCATTAGATGATCGAGTGGAATATAGTTTTCAGATTGCAAAATTCTTGATATCTAGCCAAGGGGTTATTGAAAAGTGA
- a CDS encoding PLP-dependent aminotransferase family protein, which produces MNISIDRHSKTSIQEQIKLEIAQRIRSGLLEEDCALPSVRELARGLNISLVTAHRVYKSLEKDGLIKTIRGKGTFVKCHSAIQNGAPQDNDQNGVSPYNWHVSIQDYLPRASFWSQSSVRLPSQFLDMATASIHHSLFPVTMLQESIQEALQKYPQALGSRSPYQGDPELLKQICNYLANQGIPTQPHQLLVTNGTQQGIDLFARTFLGPKDVVAMETPCFSGAIDAFRFSHAVIQPIPIDDEGIRIDILEELATQTKIKAIYTVPTYQNPTGAIMSLRRRKDLLEFAENNNILILEDDPHRELSFPNSLSAMKTPPTLKSLDRSGRVIYLKGFSKFLFPGLRLGVMVAHGTIFNRLLAAKSISDLGSPLWLQKALVPLFANPQLVTFIKNLNQKLTARSSLVSKSLTENLHPSFKFKKICGGMYLWLTLPPEISADDLLSTAHNQGLHYLPGSIFYPGEPELNHLRICWTNLSDADLPKALDILCKILNQAIVNP; this is translated from the coding sequence TTGAATATATCGATTGATCGACATTCAAAAACGTCTATTCAAGAGCAGATTAAGCTCGAAATTGCCCAGCGCATTCGTTCGGGCCTGTTGGAAGAAGATTGTGCGCTCCCGTCGGTTCGAGAGCTAGCACGCGGTTTGAATATAAGCTTAGTTACCGCACATAGGGTATATAAATCACTTGAAAAAGATGGACTAATTAAAACCATTCGCGGAAAAGGAACGTTTGTAAAATGCCATAGCGCTATACAAAACGGCGCTCCGCAAGATAATGACCAAAACGGTGTTTCCCCGTACAATTGGCATGTATCGATTCAAGATTATCTTCCGCGGGCAAGCTTTTGGAGCCAGAGCAGCGTAAGACTTCCTTCTCAATTTCTGGATATGGCTACCGCTTCTATACATCATTCCTTATTTCCCGTTACCATGTTGCAAGAATCCATACAAGAAGCGCTACAGAAATACCCTCAAGCGCTTGGAAGCCGCTCTCCATACCAAGGCGACCCAGAGCTGCTAAAGCAAATTTGCAACTATTTAGCAAACCAGGGAATACCAACTCAACCGCATCAACTGCTGGTTACGAATGGGACCCAACAAGGAATCGATTTATTTGCTAGGACTTTTTTAGGGCCCAAGGATGTTGTGGCTATGGAAACTCCTTGTTTTTCCGGAGCTATTGATGCATTTCGCTTCAGTCACGCCGTAATTCAGCCAATACCCATTGACGACGAGGGAATCCGAATTGACATACTAGAAGAACTTGCAACACAAACAAAAATTAAAGCCATATACACAGTACCAACGTACCAAAACCCAACCGGCGCAATCATGTCGCTTCGACGTCGCAAAGACCTGCTTGAGTTTGCGGAAAATAATAATATTCTGATCCTCGAAGACGATCCTCACAGAGAGCTGTCGTTTCCCAATAGTCTTTCCGCCATGAAAACACCTCCAACACTTAAATCATTAGATCGCTCTGGACGAGTAATCTACCTTAAAGGATTTAGCAAATTTCTTTTTCCCGGACTTAGATTAGGAGTTATGGTGGCCCATGGGACTATATTCAATCGCTTGCTGGCGGCAAAATCGATTTCTGATTTGGGATCGCCCTTGTGGCTTCAAAAAGCGCTTGTTCCGCTCTTTGCCAATCCACAGCTGGTCACTTTTATAAAAAACTTGAACCAGAAATTAACGGCTCGAAGCAGCTTGGTTAGTAAGAGTCTTACTGAAAATCTTCATCCGAGCTTTAAATTTAAAAAAATCTGTGGGGGAATGTATCTTTGGCTCACGTTGCCTCCTGAAATATCTGCCGATGACTTGCTTAGTACGGCTCATAACCAGGGGCTTCACTATTTGCCAGGTTCTATTTTTTATCCTGGGGAGCCGGAACTCAATCATTTGCGAATTTGCTGGACGAATCTTTCCGATGCAGACCTACCTAAAGCACTGGATATACTTTGCAAGATACTTAACCAGGCCATCGTAAATCCATAA
- the ggt gene encoding gamma-glutamyltransferase — translation MGKRIVAAILGTLFVLMCVVGCGKTDQAPKQQAAAEASKRDVTATQGVVAAAHPLAAQAGLEVLKKGGNAFDAAVATAFTLGVVEPNASGIGGGGFAIVYVAKEQKSYVIDFREVAPQKGNANFYKRDEKGKILDDALATGWYSAGVPGEVAGMDMINKKFGSMKWADLMQPAIKQAEEGLVISQNLSKITTDEFDRMQKFPSKAFFEKTFIKDGLPVQAGDKVINKDYAESLKKIAQGGAEVFYKGELADAIAKDYQKNGSGWITKEDLANYQAVLREPLKSTYRGYTIEVVPPPSSGGLTVAEILNVLEGFEITKMGATSADYIHDFIETQKLAFADRSKYMGDPSFIEIPSTGLLNKKYAAQERGQINQQKASDDKVAPGNPNPYEAGSTTSFSIIDKEGNMISVTKSINHFYGGGVVPEGTGIMMNDHMEDFDGALGKINSPEPGKKPLSSMSPVIVLKDGKPFMTLGSPGGPRIISAVANVLVNIIDFGMDIQAAIEAPRYHNPNAKTTDIESSVSQEVIKNLEARGHKFTMKNPLDLFFGGVQGVMYTPDGKLRGGADPRRDGVAVGY, via the coding sequence GTGGGAAAACGAATAGTAGCGGCCATTTTAGGAACTCTTTTTGTTTTAATGTGTGTGGTTGGTTGTGGAAAAACAGATCAGGCTCCAAAGCAACAAGCGGCGGCAGAAGCGTCGAAACGCGATGTAACTGCAACTCAAGGGGTTGTAGCAGCTGCGCATCCGCTTGCAGCACAGGCTGGTCTGGAAGTATTGAAAAAAGGTGGGAATGCATTTGATGCCGCAGTAGCGACGGCATTTACTTTAGGCGTGGTAGAGCCTAATGCTTCGGGAATTGGTGGCGGCGGTTTTGCTATTGTTTATGTAGCAAAAGAACAAAAAAGTTACGTAATTGATTTCCGGGAAGTTGCACCTCAAAAAGGGAACGCAAATTTTTACAAGAGAGATGAAAAAGGAAAAATACTTGATGATGCACTGGCGACAGGCTGGTATTCTGCCGGCGTGCCGGGAGAAGTTGCCGGGATGGATATGATAAATAAAAAGTTTGGCTCTATGAAATGGGCTGACTTAATGCAACCTGCCATTAAACAAGCAGAAGAAGGTCTTGTAATTTCTCAAAATTTGAGCAAAATTACGACCGATGAATTTGATCGTATGCAAAAATTTCCCTCTAAAGCATTTTTCGAAAAAACCTTTATTAAGGACGGCTTGCCAGTACAAGCTGGAGATAAAGTCATAAATAAAGACTATGCGGAAAGCTTGAAAAAAATTGCTCAAGGTGGGGCTGAAGTTTTTTATAAAGGTGAACTTGCAGATGCAATAGCCAAGGATTATCAAAAAAATGGTAGTGGGTGGATTACTAAAGAAGATTTGGCTAACTACCAAGCTGTATTGCGTGAACCACTTAAATCTACCTATCGTGGCTATACAATTGAAGTAGTTCCTCCGCCGTCTTCTGGCGGCTTGACGGTAGCAGAAATACTTAACGTGTTGGAAGGCTTTGAAATTACTAAAATGGGAGCTACTTCAGCGGATTACATTCATGATTTTATCGAAACGCAAAAACTTGCTTTTGCAGATAGAAGTAAGTATATGGGAGATCCTTCTTTCATTGAAATACCGTCGACAGGGCTTCTTAATAAAAAGTACGCAGCACAAGAACGTGGTCAGATTAATCAACAGAAAGCCAGCGATGACAAAGTGGCCCCGGGAAATCCTAATCCCTATGAAGCTGGAAGCACTACATCTTTCTCGATTATCGATAAAGAAGGAAATATGATTAGTGTTACCAAGTCGATTAATCATTTTTATGGTGGCGGCGTTGTTCCGGAAGGAACCGGAATTATGATGAACGATCATATGGAAGATTTTGATGGCGCTTTAGGAAAAATCAATTCACCGGAACCTGGTAAAAAACCATTGAGCAGCATGTCGCCAGTTATTGTATTAAAAGATGGCAAACCATTTATGACCTTAGGATCGCCGGGGGGGCCTAGGATCATTTCGGCAGTTGCTAATGTTCTAGTTAATATTATTGATTTTGGCATGGATATTCAGGCTGCCATTGAAGCGCCAAGATATCATAATCCGAATGCCAAAACTACAGACATTGAGTCAAGTGTTTCGCAAGAGGTAATAAAAAATTTAGAAGCGCGCGGGCATAAATTTACGATGAAAAATCCTTTAGATCTTTTCTTTGGAGGAGTACAAGGCGTGATGTACACTCCTGACGGAAAGCTCCGAGGCGGCGCGGATCCACGGCGTGATGGAGTTGCTGTTGGGTATTGA
- a CDS encoding DUF6765 family protein, translated as MNIDFHFGTIYVLSRWVGINSNSSKIIANSS; from the coding sequence ATGAATATTGATTTTCATTTTGGAACAATATATGTTTTATCAAGATGGGTGGGGATTAATTCAAATAGCTCTAAAATCATTGCTAATAGTTCATAA
- a CDS encoding TfoX/Sxy family protein: MSTSLDFIEYVCEQIAGVGPIRYRKMFGEYMVYVNNKPILLVCDDTVFVKLLPCLDEVMRDADKGIPYKGAKEHYILDIDNAGICKEVIAILEPITAVPKPRKKKQ, translated from the coding sequence ATGAGCACTTCTTTGGATTTTATTGAATACGTTTGTGAGCAAATTGCAGGAGTAGGCCCAATTCGCTATCGAAAGATGTTCGGAGAGTACATGGTGTATGTGAATAATAAACCCATCCTGCTGGTGTGTGATGATACGGTATTTGTGAAGCTGCTTCCCTGTTTGGATGAAGTCATGCGCGATGCGGACAAGGGAATTCCGTACAAGGGCGCCAAGGAGCATTATATCTTGGACATTGATAACGCAGGTATTTGCAAAGAAGTGATTGCCATTCTGGAACCCATAACGGCAGTGCCAAAACCGAGAAAGAAGAAACAATAA
- a CDS encoding DUF6305 family protein — protein sequence MKKGILRGCSLAVACIFSGLLLAGCGGGGDAKQSPAKQEQQAAASGLKSAEFEQPILLTSIGQSADAQMVKALVERNGLKCEYNVAAKADALANEKTLVLVIGGSSKGMGAAGVNQAQEEQRAKALIAKAKEKNIKIIAMHVGGSSRRGELTDRFIPLMNEANYAIVVADGDTDKAFSKAVAGKMPIDFPANIADTGKYLKAAFK from the coding sequence GTGAAAAAAGGTATTTTACGCGGGTGCTCTTTGGCGGTGGCTTGTATCTTTTCCGGCCTGCTATTAGCAGGCTGTGGCGGCGGTGGAGATGCAAAGCAATCACCGGCCAAGCAGGAGCAGCAAGCTGCGGCAAGTGGATTGAAAAGTGCAGAATTTGAACAACCGATCCTTCTCACTTCTATTGGACAAAGTGCCGATGCACAGATGGTTAAAGCTCTGGTAGAACGAAATGGCTTGAAGTGTGAGTATAATGTAGCTGCAAAGGCGGATGCATTGGCTAACGAAAAAACACTTGTTTTGGTAATTGGCGGCAGTTCGAAAGGCATGGGCGCTGCTGGAGTTAACCAAGCGCAGGAAGAGCAAAGAGCTAAGGCTCTAATTGCCAAAGCGAAAGAAAAGAACATTAAAATTATTGCAATGCATGTGGGTGGATCTTCGCGCAGGGGAGAATTGACGGATCGTTTTATTCCCTTAATGAACGAAGCCAACTATGCGATTGTCGTTGCTGACGGCGACACAGATAAAGCGTTTAGCAAAGCAGTAGCCGGAAAAATGCCAATCGATTTCCCGGCTAATATTGCAGACACAGGAAAGTATCTGAAGGCGGCATTCAAGTAA
- a CDS encoding DUF6765 family protein gives MALHVYAYTWAHREFLGMIDPENEVTGLNVLESTISVETRIVDGVLAEAASKAPVIASVETAIAAGFGVAIFNEQVNMVNSGGIILVIGSIILMNHKSTLSQKWTRKNAA, from the coding sequence GTGGCGCTGCATGTTTATGCCTATACGTGGGCACACCGAGAATTTCTTGGGATGATCGATCCAGAAAATGAAGTTACCGGATTGAATGTGTTAGAATCTACTATCAGTGTAGAAACAAGAATAGTAGATGGAGTTTTGGCTGAAGCGGCTAGCAAAGCCCCTGTGATTGCGTCCGTTGAAACAGCTATTGCCGCGGGATTTGGTGTTGCAATCTTTAATGAGCAGGTGAATATGGTGAATAGTGGTGGTATCATTTTAGTAATAGGATCCATTATCTTAATGAACCATAAATCTACTCTTTCTCAAAAGTGGACTAGAAAAAACGCCGCATAG
- a CDS encoding TRAP transporter large permease subunit, translating to MELLLVLLMLASFLGLVMWGKLPVGIALAVTSVILAVAAGHINLEIFEHVVNGMFGYLDVSLVLITAMIFMKAIEENGLLQSLTRDLIIRFGRSPLTLLIVITLLIMFPGAITGSCSASVLSTGILLAPVLMQLNMPRYIAGAIITMASVYGMIAPPVNIIVMIIGAGMDVPYIGFNSVLLMITLPLAIITTLYLGYSYAKTANLETIVENYKQEKTESGLLLYLPLLVMLVLMVGPKAFPEALPDPGLPLTFCVVTILACLSGKKFSLPKVAKAGITEILPIVSLLIGVGMLIEVMTLIGLRGYIVVNMLSIPSYLMLLGMAVFLPAFGGISVFGSASVLGVPFALALLGSNQIITISALSLITGMGSFTPPVALTPVVTAQIIGESNYMNIIRPCLAPVIAAIIIGLVIIQFAEPIAKIIL from the coding sequence ATGGAGTTGCTTTTAGTTCTGCTAATGCTAGCCTCTTTCTTAGGGTTAGTTATGTGGGGTAAGTTACCTGTAGGTATTGCCTTAGCTGTTACAAGTGTTATTTTAGCGGTGGCTGCAGGACATATAAACCTAGAAATATTTGAACATGTGGTAAATGGCATGTTTGGGTACCTTGATGTTTCTTTAGTGCTTATTACAGCCATGATTTTCATGAAAGCCATAGAAGAAAATGGCTTGCTTCAGTCGTTGACAAGGGATTTGATTATTCGTTTTGGTCGTTCTCCCTTGACTTTGTTAATTGTAATTACGTTATTGATTATGTTTCCAGGAGCTATAACCGGTTCGTGTTCTGCGTCAGTATTGAGTACCGGTATTTTATTGGCTCCGGTATTAATGCAGCTTAACATGCCTAGGTATATTGCTGGGGCTATTATTACCATGGCGTCTGTTTATGGGATGATTGCTCCGCCTGTTAATATTATTGTAATGATTATTGGCGCGGGAATGGATGTCCCTTATATTGGCTTTAATAGTGTTTTATTGATGATAACGCTGCCGCTTGCCATAATCACTACCTTGTATTTGGGATATAGCTATGCTAAAACAGCTAACTTAGAAACCATTGTAGAAAACTATAAACAGGAAAAAACAGAAAGCGGACTTTTGTTGTATTTGCCACTCTTGGTGATGTTAGTTTTAATGGTGGGGCCTAAAGCTTTTCCAGAAGCCCTTCCAGACCCGGGTCTGCCGCTGACCTTTTGTGTAGTGACTATTTTGGCTTGTTTAAGTGGGAAAAAGTTTTCATTGCCTAAGGTGGCAAAAGCAGGTATTACAGAGATTTTACCGATTGTAAGCCTTTTGATTGGTGTAGGTATGCTCATTGAAGTTATGACGCTAATCGGGTTAAGAGGATACATCGTTGTGAATATGTTAAGTATCCCTTCTTATTTGATGCTTTTGGGTATGGCTGTGTTCCTACCGGCTTTTGGAGGAATTTCTGTTTTTGGTTCAGCCAGTGTGCTTGGTGTTCCTTTTGCGCTGGCCTTGTTAGGATCAAATCAGATCATTACGATCTCCGCTTTGTCTTTGATTACCGGTATGGGAAGCTTTACCCCCCCTGTTGCCTTGACGCCTGTTGTCACGGCCCAAATTATAGGTGAAAGTAATTATATGAATATTATTCGTCCGTGCTTAGCGCCCGTAATTGCAGCTATAATCATTGGTTTGGTTATTATACAGTTTGCTGAACCGATTGCCAAAATTATTTTGTAG
- a CDS encoding beta-eliminating lyase-related protein — MYSFKNDYSESAHSNILKAIVASGFEQNDGYGMDSHCENAKALIRNAIQYENADIHFLPGGTIANLTFLSHSLRPYQAVISADVGHINIHETGAIEASGHKILDIVTPNGKLTPELIQPVLDQHQDEHWVQPKIVFISNPTEVGTIYFKAELEALSTYCKENDLLLYLDGARLAMGLTARENDITIADLPKLVDAFYIGGTKVGALFGEALVIINDFLKKDFRFNMKQRGAISAKGWLLGMQFEELFKNDLYFKLGAHTNKMAYLLKEFFEDAGFDFVAEPHSNQLFPIFPNWLVDAISQKYITSIWSKPDNEHTCIRFCTSWATKEEAIRSFKEDFTKIINQHNACSLD; from the coding sequence ATGTATAGTTTCAAAAACGATTATAGTGAAAGCGCTCATTCCAATATCCTAAAAGCGATTGTTGCTTCCGGCTTTGAGCAAAACGACGGATACGGCATGGATTCGCATTGCGAAAATGCAAAAGCCTTGATTCGCAATGCCATTCAATATGAAAATGCGGATATCCACTTTCTTCCTGGCGGAACGATTGCTAATTTGACGTTTCTTTCCCATTCTCTGAGACCCTACCAAGCTGTCATCTCTGCAGATGTTGGTCATATTAACATTCATGAAACGGGAGCCATCGAAGCCAGCGGGCATAAAATCCTCGATATTGTAACCCCGAATGGCAAACTAACGCCGGAACTAATTCAACCCGTTCTTGACCAACATCAAGATGAGCATTGGGTACAACCTAAAATTGTCTTTATTTCCAATCCGACCGAGGTTGGCACCATCTACTTTAAAGCAGAGCTTGAAGCGCTTTCTACATATTGCAAGGAAAACGATCTGTTGCTCTATTTAGATGGGGCTAGGCTAGCAATGGGCTTAACCGCTCGAGAAAATGACATTACCATTGCCGATTTGCCAAAACTTGTCGATGCATTCTATATTGGCGGAACAAAAGTGGGAGCTTTATTCGGAGAGGCTTTGGTCATTATTAATGATTTTTTGAAAAAAGATTTCCGCTTCAATATGAAACAGCGTGGCGCCATTTCAGCCAAAGGATGGCTTCTTGGTATGCAATTCGAAGAGCTATTCAAGAATGATTTATATTTCAAATTGGGAGCGCATACAAATAAAATGGCCTATTTGCTGAAGGAATTTTTCGAGGATGCCGGTTTCGATTTTGTTGCTGAACCTCATTCTAACCAACTATTCCCCATATTTCCTAACTGGTTAGTAGACGCGATATCTCAAAAATATATTACCTCTATCTGGAGCAAGCCGGATAACGAACATACCTGTATTCGTTTTTGTACGTCATGGGCTACCAAGGAAGAAGCCATTCGCTCTTTCAAAGAAGATTTCACTAAAATAATAAACCAGCATAACGCTTGTTCTTTAGACTGA